The Caulifigura coniformis genome includes a region encoding these proteins:
- a CDS encoding carboxypeptidase M32, which yields MPDLQQTYTALVEHLRETAVLRSCGGLLGWDEQTCLPPEGAEHRANQGALIAGLVHERSTSPKIGEWLTELAVVEGLKGAESPEAAVVREARRNYERSTKLPRKLVEELSRVGTLSQQEWVVAKKNKDFAHFEPWLTKMIGLKREEAQAVGIPKGGVIYDALLDDYEPGASTAEINSVFAPLREATVTLLSDIRGSGKRPDDSILTRSYPVDAQGEFAKKGASAIGFSFTAGRLDVSAHPFCSGIGPGDCRLTTRYNEFHFPGAFFGVLHEAGHGIYEQGLPRAQFGTCLGEAASLGIHESQSRMWENLVGRSLPFWKHFYPQAQAAFSDALKGVKLEEFHAAINDVQPSWIRVEADEITYNLHIMLRFELEQQLIDGRLEARDVPDAWNSAFQRDFGMTPPDASLGCLQDVHWSAGLLGYFPTYSLGNMFAAQLFEAAREKLGDLDAMFARGEFMPLKEWLNTSVHAHGQRYRSGRLIELVTGKKPTPDALIRHLNSRFRPLFGV from the coding sequence CGCCCTCGTCGAACACCTCCGCGAAACGGCCGTGCTCCGGTCCTGCGGAGGCCTCCTGGGCTGGGATGAACAGACCTGCCTCCCTCCGGAAGGAGCGGAACATCGTGCCAACCAGGGCGCGCTGATCGCAGGGCTCGTTCACGAAAGGTCGACGTCGCCGAAGATCGGAGAATGGCTGACGGAACTGGCGGTCGTCGAGGGCCTGAAAGGAGCCGAGTCGCCGGAGGCCGCCGTCGTGCGCGAAGCCCGGCGGAACTACGAACGATCCACGAAACTGCCGCGGAAACTCGTTGAAGAACTCTCCCGAGTCGGCACGCTGTCGCAACAGGAATGGGTCGTCGCCAAGAAGAATAAGGACTTCGCGCACTTCGAACCCTGGCTGACGAAGATGATCGGCCTCAAGCGGGAGGAGGCGCAGGCCGTCGGGATTCCCAAGGGCGGAGTGATCTACGATGCGCTGCTCGATGACTACGAGCCGGGCGCCTCAACGGCCGAAATCAACTCCGTCTTCGCTCCGCTGCGCGAAGCGACGGTGACGCTGCTCTCCGACATTCGCGGGTCGGGAAAGCGGCCGGACGATTCCATCCTCACCCGCAGCTACCCGGTCGACGCGCAGGGGGAGTTCGCGAAGAAGGGGGCGTCCGCCATTGGCTTCAGCTTCACGGCCGGCCGGCTTGACGTCTCGGCCCACCCCTTCTGCAGCGGAATCGGCCCGGGCGATTGCCGCCTCACGACGCGGTACAACGAGTTCCATTTTCCGGGAGCGTTCTTCGGCGTGCTGCACGAAGCCGGCCACGGCATCTACGAGCAGGGCCTGCCCCGGGCCCAGTTCGGGACCTGCCTCGGCGAGGCCGCGTCGCTCGGAATTCATGAATCGCAGTCAAGGATGTGGGAAAACCTGGTCGGCCGCAGCCTTCCGTTCTGGAAGCATTTCTATCCGCAGGCACAGGCGGCTTTCTCCGATGCCCTGAAGGGCGTGAAACTCGAGGAATTCCACGCGGCAATCAACGATGTGCAGCCGTCGTGGATTCGTGTCGAAGCAGACGAGATCACCTACAACCTGCACATCATGCTGCGGTTCGAACTGGAGCAACAGCTGATCGACGGCCGCCTCGAGGCCCGGGATGTCCCGGATGCGTGGAACTCCGCCTTCCAACGCGATTTCGGAATGACGCCGCCAGACGCATCTCTGGGATGTCTTCAGGATGTCCACTGGAGCGCCGGCCTCCTTGGTTACTTCCCGACGTACTCCCTCGGGAACATGTTTGCGGCGCAGCTCTTCGAAGCGGCTCGCGAAAAACTGGGAGACCTGGACGCCATGTTCGCCCGCGGCGAATTCATGCCGCTGAAGGAATGGCTCAACACAAGTGTGCACGCCCACGGGCAGCGCTACCGTTCCGGCCGGCTCATCGAACTCGTCACCGGCAAGAAGCCGACGCCTGATGCGCTCATCCGGCACCTGAACTCGCGATTCCGGCCATTGTTTGGCGTGTAG